The nucleotide sequence TTTATCGATTTGAACGAGACATCACCTGCGTATGTTCCACCATTATCCCTGATGACATTCCATTTTATCTCAAAGTGGACAGCATCAGCTGTTAATCGTTTTATCTCATCGAAATCGATCGTGTTATAGATCGCAACTGGAATATTCTCCACCTTAAGCCGTACGATCTTACCCGCTGGATCGCAGTCTGCAATTCGCCCTCTTATCAGATCCATCACCTCGCCTGCGGTTAAACCATCGCAACGAAGAGGCCTGATATCGACCATATCCCGTATATCAAGTTTTTTGAAGTGAACAACATGGTCGCCACTTAGATCAAGCTCTAAAAATCCCTTTGGATTTCCTGCATCGGTGAAAGATAGCCGCTCGGTTGAGCCTGAATAGTACGCATTTCCCCCGACATGAACCGCCCTGTGATAGTGCCCGAGTGCGATGTAGTCAAAACCTTCTCCAAACTCATCATACTCGATGATCTCCTCGTTGAAGAGACCTTCTTTGAATACCGAAACCCCAGAGACTCCACAATGGAGCATCAAAATATTATAGTCGAAGCTTCGATCGATTTTAACCTTCTCAAGCTCACTTCGCATCCCATCCGGTGAATGTGGTATCGCATGAATCGCAAGTCCCAGATCATCAAAGCGGATCAGCTCATATTTACCCTCGTAGACTGGATATACATTATCAATGTGTTCAAATAGCCTGAAGACACTGCCTGTCTCACGCAGTCTCGGAGTCTCGTGATTTCCAGATATTACAACAAACGGGATCTCTTCATCTGACAGTTTGAGAAGAAGATCGAGCACATTGGATATTGCACGATTTGTAGGTCTTACAGCATCAAAAAGATCACCTGCATGTAATATAATATCAGGATGAGTCTCTATCGCGTAATCCACAAACTGTTTGAACGCATCGTAAACGTCAACCTCCCGCTGGTTTAGCCCTGACCCGCTCTCAACCTTCCTGTAGGCTGAGTACCCGATGTGTGTATCAGCAAGGTGCAGTAGTTTCATGGCTCTCTCAGGTAATTCTCCACGTGCATTGGATCGAATCGATCGATCGATGCCATCGACTTTATGAAGTTGAAGAGTTTCAATCTAACCTCGGGGTCAAGATTTGGATACCATATCGGACTTGCAACTACCAGACCTCTGAACAGGTAAAACGGAGGGATGAATTCGAGTATATCGTAATCCTCGGTCTTCTCAAGATAGTTTTCCCAGAATATATCAAAAAGTTCCTTGAACGCGCCGTCGAAGGAACCGCGCTGGGTGAGTGCGAAGAAGAGATAGTTGATCGTGATCGAGGACAGATCATCTGCAGCCTCACCCCATGCACCACGCGATCGATCAAGCATCGTGAAGGATGTACCCTCCCTGAAAAGAATATTCCATGGGTGGAAATCCCCGTGAACCGCACATAATCGCTCACATCTATCCTTGATTCTCCACCGCCACCTTACAGCCCCTTTCTCGATTATTTCAAGTTCTTTCCATGAGATAAACTCAAGATTGGGTGGATAGCTGTCCGTAAGCCCCATTATGCACTCACCATGTCCAACAAGTTCCCTTATTCGCCTCGTATACAGTGATTCCATCCCTTTCTCAGGTTTTATAGCATGAATGCGGGCAAGATAGGAGGATAAAGCGTACGCACGTTCGCGATCAAGATCTTCAAGCTCTCCACGCCTGGAAATCCTGTTTAGATCCAGAACGTACTCAGAACCCTCAACCTCTTCCATCAGCAGAAAGTACTCATTAGCATCTCTCACAGATTTCATTGCTCCATCTGCTGTGAAATATCCAATATCGACCGATTTTACATGCTCTGGCAGGCTGTTGAAGGTGTGGTATTGTTCCATCAAAACCCTTGCTCGATCTTCCATGTGTTCGTGCCCGAATGAGTCACCACGCATCGTTGATAGCACGAAACCTTTCTTCACACCCCCGATCTCAACCTCGATCTTCAGTGGCTTGCCGTACCCAAAACCCTTGAGTTCATCCAGACCTCCAATATCTCCTGTGCTCACAAGCTTTGCATCTTTGCCAAACAACTCCCGTATATACGCTTCAACTTTCATCATCCTTAAGCCTCGATGGGTAGATTCGCCTGTACTCAACAATTTCTTCAAAAGTTTTAATAGAATTTGCAACCGTATCATCGATTTGTTTCGTATCAAGAAGCTTGACAAGCTTGTTTGAGTTGAAAACTGATACCTCCTCCCATATTCCACTGCTTTTGAGCAGATTTACAAGTTCATTGTACCGCTCTTCATCCCTGGACTTCGATGGATATTCAGGCTTTTTTGATATCTTGATCCTCAACCTGTACTCACTGCCATTTATGACATCTACCCCTTCTCTTAGTGCATATCTATATATCGCATCTTTCAACCTCGATTCTTCCTCTTCAAGCTTTTTCTTTTGGTTTTTAAGCTCGATGAATCTGTTCACAAGTCTGACACCATCCTCCTCAATAAAGGCATCTGGTGGAAGATCAGCTACCTTGAATGCATGTTTCTTTGAGGGGCAAAGGTCCTGGTATCCGCACCAGTTGCAGAGGGCAGATTCTTTTGGTTCGAAGCTTTCAGCTGTCTCGATCTCGTAAATCTTTTTTACAATCTCCTCTTTGAGCATTTCAAGTGTAATTCTGTTCCTTTTTGATCGGAACTCCTTGTCAAACTTGAGGTAGTGCCATACAAGGTCAACATCCGAGATATCATTCCACAGCGGCTCGATTCCAAGCTGATACAATGCAAGTTGCTTATCCTGATCGATTTCCGATTGGTATGGCAGAGTGGATGATGTTTTGTAGTCATGAATCTCATACGTCCCATTTTCTCGCTGATCCACACGATCAATAAATCCAATGAACTTGAACTCAGAGTCGGGGAGTGGTACTTCTATTCGCATCTCAAGTGCGATCGTCTTTGCCTGCTCAAATGGATAATACCGT is from Candidatus Syntrophoarchaeum caldarius and encodes:
- a CDS encoding aminoglycoside phosphotransferase, translating into MKVEAYIRELFGKDAKLVSTGDIGGLDELKGFGYGKPLKIEVEIGGVKKGFVLSTMRGDSFGHEHMEDRARVLMEQYHTFNSLPEHVKSVDIGYFTADGAMKSVRDANEYFLLMEEVEGSEYVLDLNRISRRGELEDLDRERAYALSSYLARIHAIKPEKGMESLYTRRIRELVGHGECIMGLTDSYPPNLEFISWKELEIIEKGAVRWRWRIKDRCERLCAVHGDFHPWNILFREGTSFTMLDRSRGAWGEAADDLSSITINYLFFALTQRGSFDGAFKELFDIFWENYLEKTEDYDILEFIPPFYLFRGLVVASPIWYPNLDPEVRLKLFNFIKSMASIDRFDPMHVENYLREP
- a CDS encoding excisionase; this translates as MKLLHLADTHIGYSAYRKVESGSGLNQREVDVYDAFKQFVDYAIETHPDIILHAGDLFDAVRPTNRAISNVLDLLLKLSDEEIPFVVISGNHETPRLRETGSVFRLFEHIDNVYPVYEGKYELIRFDDLGLAIHAIPHSPDGMRSELEKVKIDRSFDYNILMLHCGVSGVSVFKEGLFNEEIIEYDEFGEGFDYIALGHYHRAVHVGGNAYYSGSTERLSFTDAGNPKGFLELDLSGDHVVHFKKLDIRDMVDIRPLRCDGLTAGEVMDLIRGRIADCDPAGKIVRLKVENIPVAIYNTIDFDEIKRLTADAVHFEIKWNVIRDNGGTYAGDVSFKSIKREFERYMASCNLEDGERKDLLEMGIRYLGGNGEKEKSR
- a CDS encoding exonuclease → MKTYSYSRIGAYENCPFQFKLRYIDRIKPDTEGIEAFMGSRVHESLEKLYRDKMMAKDPQLDELIDFYDVNWEKKFHDGVLVIRKDYTSDNYKEIGRNCLEGYYRRYYPFEQAKTIALEMRIEVPLPDSEFKFIGFIDRVDQRENGTYEIHDYKTSSTLPYQSEIDQDKQLALYQLGIEPLWNDISDVDLVWHYLKFDKEFRSKRNRITLEMLKEEIVKKIYEIETAESFEPKESALCNWCGYQDLCPSKKHAFKVADLPPDAFIEEDGVRLVNRFIELKNQKKKLEEEESRLKDAIYRYALREGVDVINGSEYRLRIKISKKPEYPSKSRDEERYNELVNLLKSSGIWEEVSVFNSNKLVKLLDTKQIDDTVANSIKTFEEIVEYRRIYPSRLKDDES